One Tamlana carrageenivorans genomic region harbors:
- a CDS encoding DUF4861 family protein yields MKSIALYSWIAAVSLMMGCDSQKKEAPVITVKNSLELPRQFETVEISKSAIHLNEGERFENLVIRDKATQAIVTSQFVDEDQDGTADVLLFQPEVAAKSEKQYELVTSNLTNTDTVAYCYSRFVPERTDDYTWENNKVAFRTYGPVAQKMVEDSVKGGTLSSGIDAWLKKVEYPIINKWYAGNDKEKGYYHKDHGEGLDNFHVGSSRGVGGTAVKVDTSYYISKNFTDYKTITTGPIRTSFVLKYADWDANGKTITETKHISLDYGNNLTRYEIEVTGTDVLSVGLTLHDKKGEITEQVDNGWISYWESEYFNSELGTAIVAPKDVMTTSDYYVTSIKDRSNLYAQLKVNDNKVVFYAGFSWKESGQFPTKAAWENYLNAFCKKINTLLEVSIQ; encoded by the coding sequence ATGAAATCCATAGCATTGTATTCTTGGATCGCAGCCGTATCGTTAATGATGGGCTGCGATTCACAGAAAAAAGAAGCGCCTGTTATTACTGTAAAGAATAGTTTAGAGCTTCCAAGACAATTTGAAACGGTAGAAATTTCAAAATCGGCCATTCATTTAAATGAAGGTGAACGCTTTGAAAATTTGGTAATCCGTGATAAAGCAACACAGGCGATTGTAACTTCCCAATTCGTAGATGAAGATCAAGACGGTACAGCTGATGTGTTGTTGTTTCAACCTGAAGTAGCCGCCAAATCAGAAAAGCAATATGAACTGGTTACATCTAACCTCACCAATACCGACACCGTAGCTTATTGTTATTCACGTTTTGTGCCTGAACGCACTGATGATTATACCTGGGAAAACAACAAAGTGGCCTTTAGAACTTATGGGCCAGTTGCCCAAAAGATGGTAGAAGATTCTGTAAAAGGCGGTACCCTATCGAGCGGAATTGATGCTTGGTTAAAAAAAGTAGAATACCCAATTATCAATAAATGGTATGCTGGCAATGATAAAGAAAAAGGCTACTATCATAAAGATCATGGTGAAGGCTTAGATAATTTTCATGTAGGTTCTAGTCGTGGTGTAGGTGGTACTGCTGTAAAAGTGGATACCAGTTATTATATCTCTAAAAACTTTACCGATTATAAAACCATCACTACAGGGCCTATAAGAACCAGTTTTGTTTTAAAATATGCCGATTGGGATGCCAATGGAAAAACCATAACTGAAACCAAACATATTTCTTTAGATTATGGAAATAACCTAACTAGATATGAAATAGAGGTAACAGGAACCGATGTTTTATCGGTTGGACTAACCTTACATGATAAGAAAGGAGAAATCACAGAACAAGTAGATAACGGCTGGATTTCATACTGGGAGTCTGAGTACTTCAATTCTGAATTAGGCACCGCAATCGTCGCTCCTAAAGATGTTATGACCACTTCCGATTATTATGTTACCTCAATAAAAGATCGTAGCAATTTATACGCTCAACTAAAGGTTAACGATAACAAAGTCGTGTTTTACGCAGGTTTTTCTTGGAAAGAATCTGGACAATTCCCTACTAAAGCTGCTTGGGAAAATTATCTTAATGCCTTTTGTAAAAAAATTAATACACTTTTAGAAGTTAGTATTCAATAA
- a CDS encoding sulfatase, with amino-acid sequence MKKLSKIIIFGLLISPFLACSQTKKDANQKPNIIFIMADDLGWTDLSSPNTSLGHGSKYYESPNIDRLAQQGKSFAYAYTQQNCQPTRAALLSGQYATGAQNGVYNVGSLKRASKGVVTPITPHNQNNYLQEDCVSMFETLKTAGYHTAWFGKFHAIKLGKQAESYMGVDYNVALHKETSATVNGVKVKNEFFAQNDDIKGWMFEIDNLKPYAQPYDATYIQKVLEPIKNGNNPWLLEGTPKHLTDALGDAVVDYIKDRSKVDRPFFAYIPFHAVHVSILPRLDLEAKYKAKKSQDPRHTQANYAAFVELLDQTVGRILNALKDPNGDGNKADGITENTMVIFYSDNGGFMGPTDNSPLRLRKGTYYEGGVRVPLIFKYPGVITPNSVNTTQEVHTIDFYPTLAEIAGAKLPNTKVQEMDGKSIASVLREEFQVRDDKNELFWHFPGYMDVRNMPQSVIHYRHSDNQHYKLFYRYEDESFELYNLTKDLGETTNLLAENPSQQTLDLALKMNNKLRAWLIKNNAPTGTWAKNGEKVPYPKKDDVKKYKK; translated from the coding sequence ATGAAGAAACTTTCAAAAATCATAATATTTGGTTTGCTAATAAGCCCTTTTTTAGCTTGCTCTCAGACCAAAAAAGACGCAAACCAAAAACCCAATATCATTTTTATTATGGCCGACGATTTAGGTTGGACAGATTTAAGTTCGCCTAACACCAGTTTAGGACATGGGTCTAAGTATTACGAAAGTCCGAATATAGACCGATTAGCTCAGCAAGGGAAGTCTTTTGCCTATGCCTATACGCAGCAAAACTGTCAACCTACTCGAGCAGCACTGCTTAGCGGCCAATATGCTACAGGGGCTCAAAATGGCGTGTATAATGTGGGAAGTCTCAAAAGAGCTTCAAAAGGTGTTGTGACACCCATCACGCCACATAATCAAAATAATTATTTACAGGAAGACTGTGTTTCTATGTTCGAAACCTTAAAAACAGCGGGCTACCATACGGCTTGGTTTGGGAAGTTTCATGCTATCAAGCTAGGAAAGCAAGCGGAAAGCTATATGGGTGTAGATTATAATGTGGCTTTACATAAAGAAACTAGTGCTACCGTAAATGGCGTAAAAGTGAAAAATGAGTTTTTTGCGCAAAACGATGATATCAAAGGTTGGATGTTTGAAATCGATAATTTAAAACCCTATGCACAGCCTTACGATGCTACTTATATCCAAAAGGTTTTAGAACCTATAAAAAACGGAAATAATCCTTGGCTTTTGGAAGGAACACCAAAACACCTTACCGATGCATTAGGGGATGCCGTTGTCGATTATATAAAAGATAGATCTAAAGTCGACCGCCCGTTTTTTGCTTATATTCCATTTCATGCTGTTCATGTTAGCATACTTCCACGTCTTGACCTGGAAGCGAAATATAAAGCGAAGAAGTCTCAAGATCCGCGCCACACCCAAGCTAATTATGCTGCTTTTGTAGAGCTTCTCGACCAGACCGTAGGTCGTATTTTAAATGCGCTAAAAGATCCTAATGGAGATGGAAACAAAGCAGATGGCATCACTGAAAATACTATGGTTATTTTCTATTCGGATAATGGTGGTTTTATGGGGCCTACCGATAATTCACCATTACGTTTAAGAAAAGGCACCTATTATGAAGGAGGTGTTCGTGTGCCCTTAATTTTTAAATATCCTGGTGTTATTACGCCTAATTCGGTGAATACGACTCAAGAAGTTCACACCATTGATTTTTATCCGACACTAGCGGAAATTGCAGGGGCTAAATTGCCAAATACTAAAGTACAAGAAATGGATGGTAAATCGATAGCGTCGGTTTTACGAGAAGAATTTCAAGTGCGTGATGATAAAAATGAATTGTTTTGGCATTTCCCTGGCTATATGGATGTGCGTAACATGCCGCAATCGGTTATTCATTATAGACATTCCGATAATCAGCATTATAAATTATTCTATCGCTATGAAGATGAGTCTTTCGAGCTATATAACCTAACTAAGGATCTGGGAGAAACGACCAATCTTTTGGCAGAAAATCCAAGTCAACAAACACTGGATTTAGCTTTAAAAATGAATAATAAACTACGAGCATGGCTGATAAAAAATAATGCCCCTACGGGAACATGGGCGAAAAACGGCGAAAAAGTACCATACCCTAAAAAAGATGACGTTAAAAAATATAAAAAATAG
- a CDS encoding sulfatase: protein MKNTLLIVLVLLVLSCKNENKMVLDEGGSKPNVLFIAIDDLNNMISPIANFSNIKTPNFDRLAAMGVTFTDAHCPAPLCGPSRAAIMTGLRPSTTGIYGMTPDNKIRRDGNEATKDIIFLPEYFKKNGYHTMGIGKLFHNYAPDGMFDEAGGRVKGFGPFPEKRFVWDGFGTSKSRKGKYGRTNTDWGAFPESDTLMPDHQAVNWVLERFNKNYKQPFFLALGFQRPHVPLYVPQKWFDLYPLENIQTPPYQSDDLNDIPLVGLKINDLPMMPSTEWAINSGEWKKIIQAYLACVSFVDYELGRVLDALESSPYAKNTIIVLWSDHGYRLGEKGTFAKHALWETATKAPLFFAGPNLPKGKKIDTPVEMLSIYPTLLELSGLQAYARNEAKSLVGMMQMNKGLKDDYAITTYGKNNHAVKVDGYRYIQYEDGTEEFYDHASDPNEWFNEADNLKFKSKIEALKALLPKTNARWDAESNYTFQPYFVEQKARGNVDAVKAIKVFGAER from the coding sequence ATGAAAAACACCCTTCTCATAGTATTGGTACTACTTGTTTTATCATGTAAAAATGAAAATAAGATGGTGTTAGATGAAGGCGGTTCTAAGCCAAATGTATTGTTTATTGCCATAGACGATTTAAACAATATGATTAGCCCTATTGCTAATTTTTCTAATATTAAAACACCAAATTTTGATAGGTTAGCGGCTATGGGCGTTACTTTTACAGATGCCCATTGTCCAGCGCCTTTATGCGGACCTTCAAGAGCGGCTATAATGACGGGTTTGCGACCTTCAACAACCGGGATTTATGGCATGACACCCGATAATAAAATCCGTAGAGATGGTAATGAGGCTACTAAAGATATTATTTTCCTTCCTGAATATTTTAAGAAGAACGGTTACCATACCATGGGAATAGGCAAACTGTTTCATAATTATGCACCTGATGGTATGTTTGATGAAGCAGGTGGTCGTGTAAAAGGTTTTGGCCCATTTCCTGAAAAACGATTTGTTTGGGATGGTTTTGGAACTTCTAAATCAAGAAAAGGGAAGTATGGCAGAACCAATACAGATTGGGGCGCATTTCCCGAAAGCGATACGCTAATGCCAGACCATCAAGCGGTGAATTGGGTTTTAGAACGCTTCAATAAAAATTACAAACAGCCTTTCTTTTTGGCCTTGGGGTTTCAAAGACCACATGTGCCATTATATGTGCCTCAAAAATGGTTCGATTTGTATCCGCTTGAGAATATTCAAACGCCACCATATCAATCAGATGACTTAAATGATATTCCCCTCGTAGGACTAAAAATTAACGATTTACCTATGATGCCTTCAACAGAATGGGCTATAAATAGCGGGGAATGGAAAAAAATAATACAAGCGTATTTGGCTTGTGTCAGTTTTGTGGATTACGAATTGGGGCGTGTTTTAGATGCCTTAGAAAGTAGCCCATATGCAAAAAATACCATCATAGTTTTATGGTCCGATCATGGATACCGTTTAGGTGAAAAAGGAACTTTTGCAAAACATGCTTTATGGGAAACCGCTACAAAAGCACCATTGTTTTTTGCTGGGCCAAATTTACCAAAAGGGAAAAAGATAGATACCCCAGTAGAAATGTTATCGATTTATCCAACACTTTTAGAGTTAAGTGGCTTGCAAGCATATGCAAGAAATGAAGCTAAGAGTTTGGTGGGCATGATGCAAATGAATAAAGGTTTAAAAGACGACTATGCCATCACTACCTATGGGAAGAACAACCATGCCGTTAAAGTTGATGGTTACCGATACATTCAATATGAAGATGGGACGGAAGAATTTTACGACCATGCTTCAGATCCGAATGAATGGTTTAATGAAGCCGATAATCTTAAATTCAAAAGTAAAATAGAAGCTTTAAAAGCCTTGTTGCCGAAAACAAATGCGAGATGGGATGCGGAGTCCAACTATACTTTTCAACCTTATTTTGTAGAACAAAAAGCACGTGGAAATGTAGATGCTGTTAAGGCCATTAAAGTTTTTGGCGCAGAAAGATGA
- a CDS encoding glycoside hydrolase family 2 protein, whose translation MNNKSNISQLVGVFIICLTFGAWNSNLKETTPNRTKVNINNNWSYLEKNIKNINEALQEVDWQTIDLPHTWNALDATDLNPGYRRTGSWYKKTLNISNIDSNTLYQLYFEGVNINSEVYVNGQKAGGHIGGYIGFTIDITKFIKSGKNDVVIRVDNSYDPEVIPSQKSDFFIFGGITRDVWLESIPKQHLSELKITTPKVSKNEAELLASVGINNSNNSNLKVQADLLDAQGKLVASSVFKIKNNTAKIHFRNIKNPKLWDTEHPNLYTLKVALLEKGDVIDIMENKVGFRWFEFKDHGAFYLNGKRVLLRGTHRHEEHAGVGAAMTNAQHRKDMELIKEMGANFVRLAHYPQDPEVYKACDELGLLVWDELPWCRGGVGNEAWKTNTKHMLTEIINQNYNHPSIIIWSLGNEMYWLPDFENGGDTDKMNSFLSELNDLSHQLDPSRKTAIRKYYEGSHIVDVFSPSIWSGWYSGSYKSYQKAIDTYKKEYPHFLHAEYGGSSHVGRHTENPITGEGKIQSDGWEEEIVQTDVANIAQIGDWSENYIVDLFDWHLRISENDKDFVGNVQWAFKDFGTPLRPENAIPYMNQKGLVDRAGNPKDAFYVFKSYWSNEPFTYIESHTWTERQGPEDLARDISVYSNCPEVELFLNGKSLGVKMRDLKAFPAAGLNWNLNFKEGKNTLVAVGNTSENKTVKDELTINYRFNKNGKAVGLKLESEILENGNYLVTATAYDSKGLRCLDYEDRVYFQCVSGGETYKSQGTPTGSESIAMANGKAAVEVKRNGNGMPLVMMVLNQSFKGTYLTID comes from the coding sequence ATGAATAATAAAAGCAACATTTCCCAATTAGTAGGTGTTTTCATAATATGTTTAACCTTTGGGGCTTGGAATTCTAACTTAAAAGAAACAACTCCCAACCGAACTAAAGTAAATATCAACAACAACTGGAGTTACTTAGAAAAAAATATCAAAAATATTAATGAAGCTTTACAGGAAGTCGATTGGCAAACTATAGATCTACCACACACCTGGAATGCTTTAGATGCTACCGATTTAAATCCGGGTTACAGACGTACGGGGAGTTGGTACAAAAAGACATTGAATATCTCGAATATTGATAGCAATACCTTATATCAGCTTTATTTTGAAGGCGTGAATATAAATAGTGAAGTGTACGTAAACGGACAAAAAGCAGGTGGGCATATAGGAGGTTATATTGGCTTTACCATTGATATCACCAAGTTTATAAAATCAGGTAAAAACGATGTTGTTATACGTGTGGATAATAGTTATGACCCCGAAGTTATCCCGTCTCAAAAGAGTGATTTTTTTATATTCGGTGGTATTACAAGAGATGTTTGGTTAGAATCCATACCAAAACAACACCTTTCAGAATTAAAAATTACGACTCCAAAAGTTTCTAAAAATGAAGCTGAGCTTTTAGCTTCAGTAGGAATTAATAATTCAAATAATTCCAATTTAAAAGTACAGGCCGATTTATTAGATGCTCAAGGAAAATTGGTAGCTTCATCGGTGTTCAAAATCAAAAATAATACAGCCAAAATTCATTTCAGGAATATTAAAAACCCGAAGTTGTGGGACACCGAACATCCTAATCTATATACCTTAAAAGTAGCCTTGTTAGAAAAGGGTGACGTTATAGATATCATGGAAAATAAGGTAGGTTTCAGATGGTTTGAATTTAAAGACCACGGAGCTTTTTACCTAAACGGAAAACGAGTTTTGCTTAGAGGAACTCATCGACATGAAGAACATGCCGGAGTAGGTGCAGCCATGACTAATGCGCAGCATAGAAAGGATATGGAACTTATTAAGGAGATGGGAGCAAACTTTGTGCGTTTGGCGCATTATCCGCAAGATCCAGAAGTGTACAAGGCCTGCGACGAATTAGGATTATTGGTTTGGGACGAATTGCCTTGGTGCCGAGGTGGCGTAGGAAATGAAGCTTGGAAAACCAATACCAAGCACATGCTCACAGAGATTATCAATCAGAATTATAACCATCCGAGTATCATTATTTGGTCTTTAGGCAATGAAATGTATTGGTTACCAGATTTTGAAAACGGCGGGGATACCGACAAAATGAATTCTTTTTTATCGGAATTAAACGATTTATCGCACCAACTAGATCCGTCAAGGAAAACAGCGATTCGAAAATATTATGAAGGGTCCCATATTGTGGATGTGTTTTCGCCTTCTATCTGGTCTGGTTGGTATTCGGGAAGTTATAAAAGCTACCAAAAGGCCATCGATACTTATAAAAAAGAATATCCGCATTTTTTACATGCTGAGTATGGTGGTTCTAGTCATGTGGGGCGTCATACCGAAAATCCAATAACGGGAGAAGGTAAAATTCAATCGGATGGATGGGAAGAAGAAATTGTGCAAACCGATGTGGCTAATATAGCTCAGATAGGGGATTGGAGCGAAAACTATATCGTCGATTTGTTTGATTGGCACCTTCGTATTAGTGAAAATGATAAAGATTTCGTTGGAAATGTGCAGTGGGCTTTTAAAGATTTTGGTACCCCATTACGTCCCGAAAATGCAATTCCTTATATGAATCAAAAGGGTTTGGTAGATCGTGCAGGAAATCCAAAAGATGCCTTTTATGTATTTAAAAGCTATTGGAGTAACGAGCCGTTTACCTATATAGAATCGCATACTTGGACAGAGCGACAAGGACCAGAAGATTTAGCACGTGATATTAGTGTTTATAGTAACTGTCCGGAAGTAGAACTGTTTTTAAATGGTAAAAGTTTAGGAGTTAAAATGCGTGATCTTAAAGCGTTTCCTGCGGCTGGTTTAAATTGGAATTTGAATTTTAAGGAAGGAAAGAATACACTTGTGGCTGTAGGGAATACTAGTGAAAATAAAACCGTTAAAGATGAATTGACTATTAATTATAGGTTTAACAAAAATGGTAAAGCCGTAGGATTAAAATTAGAATCTGAAATTCTCGAAAATGGAAACTATTTAGTAACAGCAACTGCCTACGATAGTAAGGGGTTACGTTGTTTAGATTATGAAGATCGCGTGTATTTTCAATGTGTTTCTGGAGGTGAAACTTATAAGAGTCAAGGAACACCAACGGGAAGTGAATCAATTGCTATGGCCAATGGGAAGGCGGCCGTTGAGGTAAAAAGAAATGGTAATGGAATGCCTTTAGTAATGATGGTCTTGAATCAAAGTTTTAAGGGGACCTATCTAACCATAGATTAG
- a CDS encoding lactonase family protein: MIKRSLIICLIFLCNFQVIQGQDRTLLFVGSFTSKKHGTGIHVFDFNTKSGEAKLISQVDSIINSSFLKLSPNGKYLYSVIESQLQTHGKIAAFKIDPKAGTLNLINKQDCGGRNPAHIEIDKTGKALAVSNYTDPSLSFFEVNETGGINKFDEFFTFTGSSIIKGNQDTAHIHSSNFSPKNDYLFLQDLGSDCIHKFKVNLDANQNMSLQKAGAIKVKPGSGPRHFVFHQNGKYGYGINELSGKVSAYALVNGNLKFLADYNAYSKKQEIYRSADIHISPDGKFLYASNRGPSEDSIVIFSINKNNGALKLIGHEPTYGEHPRNFAIDPSGKFLLVANQFSNNIVIFRRDVETGKLQKLPQELTVDGASSLQMFSYDNH; encoded by the coding sequence ATGATTAAAAGAAGTCTTATTATTTGCCTGATATTCCTGTGCAACTTTCAAGTGATACAGGGGCAGGATAGAACACTTTTGTTTGTAGGCAGTTTTACTAGTAAGAAACATGGTACAGGCATACATGTATTCGATTTTAATACAAAATCAGGTGAAGCAAAATTGATTTCGCAAGTTGACAGTATTATTAATTCTTCGTTTTTAAAACTTTCCCCAAACGGAAAGTATTTATATTCGGTAATTGAAAGTCAGTTGCAAACGCATGGCAAAATAGCGGCTTTTAAAATCGACCCCAAAGCAGGCACTTTAAATCTGATAAATAAGCAAGATTGTGGCGGTAGAAATCCAGCGCATATAGAAATAGATAAAACGGGAAAGGCTCTAGCAGTGTCCAATTATACCGATCCGAGCTTAAGTTTTTTTGAAGTAAATGAAACAGGTGGGATTAATAAGTTTGATGAATTTTTTACGTTTACCGGAAGTAGTATCATAAAAGGTAATCAAGACACAGCTCACATTCATTCTTCAAATTTTTCGCCTAAAAATGATTATCTGTTTTTACAGGATTTAGGTTCAGATTGCATACATAAGTTTAAAGTAAACTTAGATGCCAATCAAAACATGTCCCTTCAAAAAGCAGGAGCTATAAAAGTAAAGCCGGGTAGTGGACCAAGACATTTTGTGTTTCATCAAAATGGGAAATATGGTTATGGTATAAATGAGTTAAGTGGTAAAGTCTCGGCATATGCATTAGTGAACGGGAATTTAAAGTTTTTAGCCGATTATAACGCGTATAGTAAAAAACAGGAAATTTATAGATCTGCTGATATTCATATATCGCCAGATGGGAAATTCTTGTACGCCTCCAATCGAGGTCCGAGTGAAGATAGTATAGTTATTTTTTCGATTAATAAAAATAATGGAGCTTTAAAGCTAATTGGGCATGAGCCAACTTATGGCGAACATCCACGAAATTTTGCCATAGATCCTTCCGGTAAATTTTTATTGGTGGCTAATCAATTTTCAAATAATATCGTCATTTTTAGAAGAGATGTTGAAACTGGTAAACTTCAAAAATTACCTCAAGAGCTAACTGTTGATGGTGCATCTAGTTTGCAGATGTTTTCATATGATAATCATTAA
- a CDS encoding sulfatase family protein, producing the protein MFSKKIGVIIFGCIALIHLNCSGNKKAQEVSGTKIEKLSTINKNPNIIFYLADDQDVYDYGCYGNEKVHTPAVDALANEGIIFNNAFTAQAICAPSRSQLFTGKYPLKNGCFANHTATKPDIESVTAHMKKLGYEVVLAGKSHVKPESVYQWDREWEPVPKQGVPRDYIPLDSMAAYLKNAKKPFCMFITSKYPHSKYFDVENPKAEDIKFYPFNENKKTDKAFIKTKAGYYRSIEEDNRQLEEVLKLVDTYLTDNTLFIYSADHGVSGKFTVKDIGLKVPFVARWPKVIKPGTTTNQLIHYTDVLPTFMEIAGGKSPEDVDGNSFLPLLQGKDVEVNNYVYGVRTNQNILNSEIFPSRMIRDKRYKYIRNFNSIEVVEQNLTGKPHVDYFIKRGAKAYKNEPFEELYDLQNDPFEQHNLASHPDYKSIKKKLTNDMFNWMKDQGDILSENMIGIPIITPKGNRGFKLDQDTPRRKIPEARKNTLTKDDYIVIEHW; encoded by the coding sequence ATGTTTAGCAAAAAAATAGGTGTTATTATTTTTGGGTGTATTGCTTTAATACATTTAAATTGTTCAGGAAATAAAAAAGCACAAGAAGTATCAGGCACTAAGATCGAGAAGCTATCAACAATAAACAAGAACCCCAATATTATTTTCTATCTCGCCGACGATCAAGACGTGTATGATTACGGATGTTATGGTAATGAAAAAGTTCATACACCCGCTGTAGATGCTCTAGCAAATGAAGGTATCATATTTAATAATGCGTTTACAGCACAGGCTATTTGCGCCCCAAGTAGATCACAGCTTTTTACGGGGAAATATCCGTTAAAGAATGGCTGTTTTGCTAATCATACAGCAACGAAACCCGATATAGAAAGCGTAACCGCTCACATGAAAAAATTAGGTTACGAGGTTGTATTGGCAGGAAAAAGTCATGTAAAACCAGAAAGTGTGTATCAATGGGATAGGGAATGGGAGCCTGTGCCTAAACAAGGCGTGCCTAGAGATTATATTCCCTTAGATAGTATGGCGGCTTATTTAAAAAATGCTAAAAAACCGTTTTGTATGTTCATTACATCAAAATACCCGCATAGTAAGTATTTTGATGTTGAAAATCCAAAAGCCGAGGATATCAAATTTTATCCCTTCAATGAAAATAAAAAAACGGATAAGGCTTTTATAAAAACAAAAGCAGGGTATTATAGAAGTATTGAAGAAGATAATAGACAACTTGAAGAAGTTTTAAAATTGGTAGATACTTATTTAACAGATAACACCCTTTTTATTTATAGTGCAGACCATGGGGTTTCAGGGAAATTTACCGTAAAAGACATTGGGTTAAAAGTACCTTTTGTAGCCCGTTGGCCAAAAGTCATTAAGCCAGGTACTACAACCAACCAATTGATTCACTATACCGATGTGTTGCCAACGTTTATGGAAATAGCAGGCGGTAAGTCTCCTGAAGATGTGGATGGAAATAGTTTTTTACCATTATTACAAGGTAAGGATGTTGAGGTAAACAACTATGTGTACGGGGTTAGAACCAATCAGAATATATTAAATTCTGAAATATTTCCGTCCCGTATGATTCGCGATAAGCGCTATAAATACATTAGAAACTTTAATTCAATAGAAGTTGTTGAGCAAAACTTAACAGGAAAACCCCATGTAGATTATTTTATAAAAAGAGGCGCAAAGGCTTATAAAAATGAACCTTTTGAAGAGTTATATGATCTACAAAACGATCCTTTCGAACAGCATAATTTAGCGAGTCATCCAGACTATAAATCGATTAAAAAAAAGTTAACCAACGACATGTTTAACTGGATGAAAGATCAAGGAGATATTTTAAGTGAAAATATGATTGGCATACCGATTATCACGCCAAAAGGAAACAGGGGGTTTAAGTTAGACCAAGACACACCACGACGAAAAATTCCAGAGGCTAGAAAAAACACCCTTACAAAAGACGATTATATCGTAATTGAACATTGGTAA
- a CDS encoding sulfatase, whose protein sequence is MKRLFIYTLGLVLTVSACKEEQQKTTVTQEQKPMNVLFIAVDDLRPELNFYGASHIKSPNLDKLASQSLVFDRSYCNVPVCGASRASLLTGTRPTRHRFFDYKARADTDAPEAVSLPMTFKQNGYTTISNGKIYHNIDDDSLAWDKIWFPKGNIRNYQLEKNILKNADANLAMGGASAFENADVNDEAYFDGEIARKGVADLQQLKKSKQPFFLAMGFMKPHLPFNAPKKYWELYDREQITLPETYMQPESTPKKAFPNYGELRNYGNIPKKGDLPEDLAKELIHGYYACVSYVDAQIGLVLDELEKTGLADNTIVVLWGDHGWNLGDHKLWCKHVNFETALSAPLVVKVPGKTNGEHSNAITEFIDIYPTLCELTSLEVPDTAEGLSFLPLINGEKQIKNWAVSKFKDGVTLVKDDLFYTEWTDDDGVAYERMLFDHKTDPLELDNLAEKPDYQELVKQLAVELRQKWGKDFLTQNTK, encoded by the coding sequence ATGAAAAGATTATTTATATACACGCTGGGTTTAGTTTTAACGGTATCTGCCTGTAAAGAAGAACAACAAAAAACAACCGTTACTCAAGAGCAAAAACCAATGAATGTTTTGTTTATTGCTGTAGATGATTTACGTCCAGAACTTAATTTTTATGGTGCTTCTCATATAAAATCACCTAACTTAGATAAGTTAGCAAGTCAGAGTTTGGTGTTTGATCGCTCATATTGTAATGTTCCTGTTTGTGGGGCATCTAGAGCAAGTTTATTAACGGGAACCCGACCTACTCGGCATCGTTTTTTCGATTATAAAGCTCGAGCCGATACAGATGCTCCAGAGGCGGTTTCTTTACCTATGACTTTTAAACAAAACGGATATACAACCATTTCAAACGGAAAAATATACCATAATATCGATGATGATAGCCTGGCTTGGGATAAAATATGGTTTCCAAAAGGGAATATACGCAATTACCAATTAGAGAAAAATATTCTAAAAAATGCTGATGCCAATTTAGCCATGGGAGGCGCTAGTGCTTTTGAAAATGCAGATGTAAATGACGAAGCTTACTTCGATGGTGAAATTGCAAGAAAAGGCGTAGCAGATTTGCAACAACTTAAAAAGTCTAAGCAACCTTTTTTTCTCGCTATGGGCTTTATGAAACCGCATTTACCATTTAATGCACCAAAAAAGTATTGGGAATTATATGATAGAGAACAAATAACGTTACCAGAAACCTATATGCAACCAGAATCTACACCTAAAAAAGCCTTTCCTAATTACGGCGAGTTACGCAATTATGGAAATATTCCTAAAAAAGGAGATTTACCAGAAGATTTAGCTAAAGAATTAATACATGGCTATTATGCCTGTGTGAGTTATGTTGATGCGCAAATTGGTCTGGTTCTAGACGAATTAGAAAAAACAGGCTTAGCAGACAATACAATTGTGGTGTTATGGGGGGACCACGGATGGAATTTAGGAGATCACAAATTATGGTGTAAACATGTGAATTTTGAAACGGCCCTTAGTGCGCCTTTAGTAGTAAAAGTACCAGGAAAAACGAATGGAGAACACAGTAATGCCATCACCGAATTTATAGATATTTATCCAACATTATGCGAATTAACAAGCTTAGAAGTGCCAGATACGGCTGAAGGGCTTAGTTTTCTGCCGCTTATTAATGGTGAAAAGCAGATTAAAAACTGGGCGGTTAGTAAGTTTAAAGATGGGGTTACACTCGTTAAAGACGATTTATTTTATACGGAATGGACCGATGATGATGGGGTGGCTTACGAACGCATGTTGTTCGACCATAAAACAGATCCGCTTGAATTAGATAATTTAGCTGAAAAACCAGATTATCAAGAACTAGTGAAGCAATTAGCAGTAGAATTAAGACAAAAATGGGGGAAGGATTTTTTAACTCAAAATACAAAATAG